One window of the Colletotrichum destructivum chromosome 6, complete sequence genome contains the following:
- a CDS encoding Putative ubiquitin system component CUE, UBA-like superfamily → MSEVQTRPAASRGRGSGRGGRGGFASRGGRTSGRPNGDKFDSKIDADDATAFEDQGELGELKKQYGPKAPLIKELFPDWSEQDILYALQETDGDENLAVTRIAEGTISQWGEVTKKAPRSKAKDSTTAASNLDSSSARPTRGGRSNVAEAGRGRGRNTERGGRGGRGRPSNTAAPNGTRHTKDNAQPLSVPTEESNAWDTPKLDFKDAPAEDPWAPKETTEKPGAPAAAPAAAATEASKSAAPAPKTWASMLRQVAVPKPAAPKPPKQEPAPKPAEPIEPLPPVVPAAEPTPEPETEPEAQPEPATELPAEPVHEEPAPAEVPTVIEPEVVLPPSKDQLTETNLEQVVDESHPPATATVASTAADSWDPRHNAASATATPLSASQQQHQPIRPAVPTSNSGFAASAIKATTERGSRTPSYQRRVLDQEEAVRMPGNREVDRAAVQFGAFSLNEDDDIDGDREEPETRTQPPADSPVAHPRTSLPPAPQQAPVPEAIGTQKPAPGLPPPAAAAAATPTGTNASTSNVTDFANVPFSGPAGGAIPQAPASQVPQSAAAPAQPYSRFGQTGPQEPSSFPQKSIDPFTQQPNQPSASQNQFDSFPNQPSQQNQQPGGAFSSAPSEYSSYYTADQQNRPPYNYYNQPYGQQGAQAHQDSLSSQQRSFGGYNASQADNLSQYPQSGGLQNQSRYGGVTNDAQNSGHTTPNPTAQSQQAASQASQPQSHGQQSYPYNNHPYYNNAYYSNYMNYGHYGQGGYGGGPYGKGGVYGHPYGMSPQGPYDHASSPAAGFAQSSLHRADSGLSSGLGGDFGRAGSAQSGNQPGLAGSGFGGVQDTYGRGSSSFQSPAGQGFNSAAQPNNTGSANDDLKPFGDSKPGAGPSPSLGGARPGSATNTASGQTGLPPPQSGSQMSGYGGYPSHLQGHGLHGSSGYGMGGATSGQHGSAPFGSYGQQGAYGSGYYGSGNQQQRGGWGGNYH, encoded by the exons ATGTCTGAGGTACAGACTCGGCCTGCCGCCTCGCGCGGCAGAGGTTCTGGACGCGGTGGAAGAGGTGGCTTTGCAAGCCGGGGCGGTCGCACTTCTGGCAGACCCAATGGCGATAAGTTCGACTCCAAGatcgatgccgacgatgcgACTGCATTTGAGGACcagggcgagctcggcgagctgaAGAAGCAGTACGGACCCAAGGCGCCCCTTATTAAGGAGCTCTTCCCCGATTGGTCTGAGCAGGACATTCTCTACGCGCTGCAAGagacggacggcgacgagaaccTCGCTGTCACCCGCATTGCTGAAG GCACCATTTCTCAATGGGGCGAGGTGACGAAGAAGGCCCCCCGCTCCAAGGCTAAGGACTCCACGACCGCAGCCTCGAACCTCGACTCATCCAGCGCCAGACCCACCCGTGGTGGTCGCAGCAATGTCGCCGAGGCTGGTCGCGGCCGCGGAAGGAACACCGAGAGAGGAGGCCGTGGTGGTCGGGGCAGGCCCTCAAACACAGCAGCTCCCAACGGCACCCGGCATACCAAGGACAACGCTCAGCCGCTCTCCGTTCCCACCGAGGAGTCGAACGCGTGGGATACCCCCAAGTTGGACTTTAAGGACGCTCCCGCCGAGGACCCCTGGGCTCCCAAGGAGACCACCGAGAAGCCTGGGgctcccgctgccgcccccgctgccgccgcgaccGAGGCTTCCAAGTCCGCTGCCCCAGCCCCCAAGACGTGGGCTAGCATGCTCCGTCAAGTAGCCGTgcccaagcccgccgcccctAAGCCCCCCAAGCAGGAGCCCGCCCCCAAGCCCGCCGAACCCATCGAACCTCTGCCTCCcgtcgtccccgccgccgaacccACGCCCGAACCTGAGACCGAACCCGAGGCCCAGCCCGAGCCCGCTACCGAACTCCCCGCCGAGCCAGTCCATGAAGAACCAGCCCCTGCAGAAGTACCAACCGTCATCGAACCCGAAGTGGTTTTGCCGCCCTCCAAGGACCAACTTACTGAGACGAATCTTGAACAGGTAGTCGACGAATCGCATCCTCCTGCGACTGCTACCGTCGCGAGCACTGCCGCCGATTCTTGGGATCCTCGCCacaacgccgccagcgcTACCGCGACTCCTCTCTCGGCTTcgcaacagcaacaccaGCCCATCCGCCCTGCTGTCCCCACCTCCAACAGCGGATTCGCCGCTTCCGCCATCAAGGCCACCACCGAGCGAGGATCCCGTACCCCGAGCTACCAGcgccgcgtcctcgaccaggaGGAAGCCGTGCGCATGCCCGGCAACCGCGAGGTTGACCGCGCCGCTGTCCAGTTTGGTGCCTTCAGCCtgaacgaggacgatgatATTGATGGTGACCGTGAGGAGCCTGAGACTAGAACTCAGCCTCCTGCCGACTCTCCCGTTGCCCATCCTCGCACTTCTCTGCCTCCTGCTCCTCAGCAGGCTCCCGTCCCTGAGGCCATCGGCACCCAGAAGCCTGCTCCTGGCCTGCCCCctcctgccgccgccgctgctgccacGCCCACCGGTACAAATGCTTCGACTAGCAACGTCACCGACTTTGCTAATGTTCCCTTTTCAGGACCCGCCGGAGGTGCTATCCCTCAGGCTCCCGCTTCTCAGG TCCCTCAGTCGGCTGCCGCCCCGGCTCAGCCTTACTCCCGCTTCGGACAGACCGGTCCCCAGGAGCCATCCTCGTTCCCTCAGAAGTCGATCGATCCCTTCACTCAGCAGCCGAACCAGCCCTCGGCTTCGCAGAACCAGTTCGACAGCTTCCCCAACCAGCCGTCGCAGCAGAACCAGCAGCCTGGCGGGGCCTTCAGCTCTGCGCCCAGCGAATACTCTTCCTACTATACCGCCGACCAACAGAACCGTCCTCCTTACAACTACTACAACCAGCCCTACGGTCAGCAGGGCGCCCAGGCCCACCAGGACAGCCTGTCTTCCCAGCAGCGATCTTTCGGCGGCTACAATGCTTCGCAGGCTGATAACCTCAGTCAATACCCTCAAAGCGGCGGGCTCCAGAACCAGTCCCGCTACGGAGGCGTCACGAACGACGCCCAGAACAGTGGACACACCACCCCGAACCCTACCGCCCAGAGCCAGCAggcagccagccaggccTCGCAGCCCCAGTCCCACGGCCAGCAGAGCTACCCCTACAACAACCACCCCTACTACAACAACGCCTACTACTCGAACTACATGAACTACGGCCACTACGGCCAGGGTGGATACGGAGGCGGTCCCTACGGCAAGGGCGGTGTCTACGGCCACCCCTACGGCATGTCGCCCCAGGGTCCCTACGATCACGCGTCCTCCCCTGCCGCTGGCTTCGCTCAATCGTCTCTGCACCGTGCCGACAGCGGCCTGAGctccggcctcggcggcgactttGGCCGCGCCGGTTCCGCCCAGTCTGGCAACCAGCCCGGTCTCGCTGGCAGCGGCTTCGGTGGTGTTCAGGACACCTACGGCCGCGGCTCTTCCTCGTTCCAGAGCCCAGCCGGTCAAGGATTCAACAGCGCTGCTCAGCCCAACAACACCGGTTCAGCCAACGACGACTTGAAGCCTTTCGGCGACAGCAAGCCTGGCGCGGGCCCCTCGCCTTCGCTCGGGGGTGCGCGTCCCGGCTCGGCCACGAACACGGCCTCTGGCCAGACTGGTCTGCCCCCGCCCCAGTCGGGTTCCCAGATGAGTGGCTACGGCGGCTACCCCAGCCACCTCCAGGGACACGGTCTCCACGGAAGCAGCGGCTACGGCATGGGAGGAGCCACTAGCGGCCAGCACGGCAGCGCCCCGTTCGGCTCATACGGCCAGCAGGGTGCGTACGGCAGCGGATACTACGGCAGCGGTAACCAGCAACAGCGCGGCGGTTGGGGCGGAAACTACCACTAG
- a CDS encoding Putative Ion channel regulatory protein, UNC-93: protein MASTRLAQIYRSCLFQIIIVGLVAFCEPGIWTALNNLGAGGNASVRPSPSLIKQICPVETGLAHTTPQPFLNNAANALTYGLMSVGCFIAGGVTNKITAKWTLVIGAAFYTPYAAGLYCNNRYGNEWFLLLGAGFCGIGASLLWASEAAIAVGYPEAEKRGRYVGIWMGIRQMGPLVGGAISLALNIKTSQKGKVTYTTYLGLVAISSLGAPLALLLSQPQKVVRTDGTKIPYMRKTNFGIEARAIWKQLKNKYMLLLIPVFLAGQFGTTYQGNYLTTYFTVRSRALASFLTAVVGASANIITGAILDMKRFERPAKSKAVYLIVLTFVTAAWTWNAVIETRLSSMAEPPSFDLGDGAFFNSAFTVYMFFKFFYEMLQTYIYWLMAEIKGAQGDGDIARTTGILRSWESIGSTIAYAVGATHWPNRNQMILGFSLWAVTIPFTLLAVFGDWNQAGGDGAAEATDETESDLERVAVQGKRDAA from the exons ATGGCTTCTACTCGCCTGGCCCAGATCTACCGGTCATGTCTCTTCCAGATCATTATCGTCGGGCTCGTGGCCTTTTGTGAGCCCGGCATCTGGACGGCTCTGAACAACCTCGGGGCCGGAGGAAACGCGTCGGTAAGACCCAGCCCCTCTCTGATAAAACAAATATGTCCTGTAGAGACAGGGTTGGCTCACACTACCCCCCAGCCGTTCCTGAACAACGCCGCCAATGCGCTCACGTACGGGCTCATGTCAGTGGGCTGCTTtatcgccggcggcgtcacgAACAAAATCACCGCCAAATGGaccctcgtcatcggcgcgGCGTTCTACACGCCCTATGCGGCGGGCCTGTACTGCAACAACCGCTACGGGAACGAGTGGTTCCTGCTGCTCGGGGCCGGGTTCTGCGGTATCGGAGCATCGCTCTTATGGGCGAGTGAGgcggccatcgccgtcggctaCCCGGAGGCAGAGAAGAGAGGCCG ATATGTGGGGATCTGGATGGGCATTCGTCAGATGGGTCCGCTCGTGGGCGGTGCCATTTCTCTGGCGTTGAACATCAAGACATCCCAGAAGGGCAAGGTCACCTATACGACGTAcctgggcctcgtcgccatctcCTCGCTAGGAGCGCCTTTGGCTCTGTTGCTATCGCAGCCTCAGAAGGTCGTCAGGACCGACGGCACCAAGATCCCGTACATGCGCAAGACCAACTTCGGCATCGAGGCGCGCGCGATCTGGAAGCAGCTGAAGAACAAGtacatgctgctgctgatccCCGTCTTCCTGGCCGGGCAGTTCGGCACGACGTACCAGGGAAATTACCTCACGA CGTACTTCACCGTCCGGTCCAGGGCCCTGGCGTCGTTCCTcacggccgtcgtcggcgcctccgccaacatcatcaccggcGCGATCCTGGACATGAAGCGGTTCGAGCGGCCGGCCAAGTCCAAGGCCGTGTACCTCATCGTGCTGACCTtcgtgacggcggcctggacgtggaacgccgtcatcgagacgCGGCTCTCGTCCATGGCGGAGCCGCCGTCGttcgatctcggcgacggcgccttcttcaactcgGCCTTCACGGTGTACATGTTTTTCAAGTTCTTCTACGAGATGCTGCAGACGTACATCTACTGGCTCATGGCAGAGATCAAGGGCGCGCAGGGGGACGGCGACATCGCGCGCACGACGGGCATCCTGCGGTCGTGGGAGAGCATTGGCAGCACGATCGCGTACGCGGTGGGGGCGACGCACTGGCCGAACAGGAACCAGATGATCCTCGGCTTCTCGCTGTGGGCTGTGACGATCCCGTTCACGCTGCTCGCCGTGTTCGGCGACTGGAACCAGgccggcggggacggcgcggccgaggcgacggaCGAGACGGAGAGCGATCTCGAGAGGGTGGCGGTGCAGGGCAAGAGGGATGCGGCGTGA
- a CDS encoding Putative chloramphenicol acetyltransferase-like domain superfamily, which produces MASITTAPPITLGPLDQIAPRIYVRSVFVFDVDSSFDINKALCHIAIRLQLSLMRWPFLAGQIRPAANPTQLNQLELSYDLDENQSDPLQRPDLFAYEFCRGLWGFNYGELKELDMPPSAMDKDILSLSPDHPKPGESCPPITLKVTRVDRGGLILCFSTHHAIFDGGFIKTFLEFFGNGWMDVPGIFLGELANPASMEQHKGTNIKGTVFPEYNFTKETDLVPGMNRLTVAQVAKAPEAVCLLYKIQNLTLRTLHEQALTKLRLQYGPDAFVSVVDTLSALVWVHTTRARLEHLALDDKTSFTTAADARLRLSPAFSAGSWGNVYTQTSASTTVADLIQYQDTMDADSTPAIIAAAWLIRQAVNQVSAPGYIPSRIALAASLADPTAEGVAFRRALKPDHAGLGCSVWTHMGADVDFRIPGTAGKADYVRKTWSANEGSMNIMQRRGISKGDAPWEVLLALREDDMERMCAPTELGRWAVSWYG; this is translated from the exons ATGGCTAgcatcaccaccgcccccCCAATCACCCTTGGGCCCCTGGACCAAATCGCGCCTCGCATCTACGTCCGATCGGTCTTCGTCTTTGACGTGGACAGCAgcttcgacatcaacaaggcCCTATGCCACATCGCCATCCGCCTCCAGCTCTCTCTCATGCGGTGGCCCTTCCTGGCCGGTCAGATTCGGCCTGCCGCCAACCCGACCCAGCTGAACCAGCTCGAGCTCTCCTACGACCTCGATGAAAACCAGAGCGACCCCCTCCAGAGACCCGACCTCTTTGCCTACGAGTTCTGCCGAGGTCTCTGGGGCTTTAACTACGGGGAGCTCAAGGAGCTAGACATGCCCCCCTCCGCCATGGACAAGGACATCCTCTCGCTTTCACCCGACCACCCCAAGCCCGGGGAATCGTGTCCTCCCATCACACTCAAAGTTACTAGAGTTGACAGAGGCGGGCTGATCCTTTGCTTCTCAACCCATCATGCCATATTCGACGGTGGATTCATCAAGACATTTCTGGAGTTCTTTGGAAACGGCTGGATGGATGTCCCCGGCATCTTTCTCGGGGAGCTTGCAA ACCCAGCCAGCATGGAGCAGCACAAGGGAACCAACATTAAGGGCACGGTCTTCCCTGAGTACAACTTCACAAAGGAAACAGACCTCGTTCCTGGCATGAACAGGCTCACTGTAGCCCAGGTGGCCAAGGCCCCTGAAGCAGTCTGTCTTCTCTACAAGATTCAGAACTTAACCCTCAGAACTCTCCATGAACAGGCTCTCACAAAGCTCCGCCTTCAGTATGGCCCAGACGCCTTTGTCTCCGTGGTCGACACCCTCTCCGCCCTCGTCTGGGTCCACACCACCCGAGCGCGCCTCGAACACCTTGCCTTGGACGACAAGACCTCCTTTACCACAGCAGCAGACGCCCGTCTCCGTCTGTCCCCGGCATTCTCGGCCGGCTCATGGGGCAATGTGTACACTCAAACAAGCGCCAGCACCACCGTGGCAGACCTCATCCAGTACCAGGACACCATGGACGCAGACTCCACACCCGCCATcattgccgccgcctggCTCATCCGGCAGGCCGTCAACCAGGTGTCCGCGCCGGGCTACATCCCATCGCGtatcgccctcgccgcctccctcgccgacccGACCGCTGAGGGCGTCGCCTTCCGCCGAGCCCTGAAGCCCGACCACGCTGGCCTGGGCTGCAGTGTCTGGACGCACatgggcgccgacgtcgacttTCGCATCCCTGGTACCGCGGGGAAGGCGGACTACGTCCGCAAGACGTGGTCGGCCAACGAAGGCAGCATGAACATTATGCAGCGCCGCGGCATCAGCAAGGGCGATGCGCCCTGGGAGGTGCTCCTGGCCCTCCGAGAGGACGACATGGAGCGAATGTGCGCCCCGACCGAGCTTGGCCGCTGGGCCGTCTCGTGGTATGGTTGA
- a CDS encoding Putative ferric reductase transmembrane component-like domain-containing protein has protein sequence MAGSALRSVSILPLLTYLLLVLVPVVTADGIGIIGAGKWMYKPTCAHACRRLIANCPLLCSEDGTPSAHHKRHNHGGTTPPECFLKDRAFLRTQALCMSQYCPRDNVAVSVMEEYWEGHLATGSVGDWSGALKPVMSYSEALMFAREDVEAVGEGNMPTAVSKKPLNQTSLVAEEDWLPSYNGQKSFEDGENGHGANSLAIAITTVTIPILLSFIRFLPARWTTPLTTRLDQPFFGHRHRTPLAGAVGLMPTRGQALFIAYILLTNIFLVVFPHSLLQPNYIADSDHAQLTIIVGDRAGVLAFADFVAIFLFSSRNNVLLWLTDWSHSTFLLLHRWVAYACIGQTVLHSTLMWYYYAEWSDWVAESKLPYWYWGIIGTLALCLILPLSVLPIRRRVYEAFLAGHQVLAVLVLVACFMHIWYLFEYKWGYEIWIYIAGGLWGLDRILRVLRVVRNGICTATVSVADSQGDYLRVEIEGIAAEGHAYLYFPTLSWRFWENHPFSVLSSFSGSSTLLGSSNASSSPRLTGDPEKTVQSTGVGAREILPRADSGSDSDSRSSTGPIRPCTTFLVRPQTSVTRILASRVPPDTSIRVPVLVESSYHANPAVRQLAHCSTLLCIAGGVGISAVIPIANTFGGVRTRLCWGVRDESFLRVVDGEIAQLGSRVEVETRVGDRLPITDIVAQELTRNDEKGDIGVVVCGPAGMADDVRKALGELVAQGRVKRGVVFIDEAFSW, from the exons ATGGCTGGGTCCGCCCTCCGGTCCGTTTCCAttctcccccttctcacctacctcctcctcgtcctcgtcccggtcgtcaccgccgacggcatcggcatcatcggcgccgggaAATGGATGTACAAGCCGACCTGCGCGCAcgcctgccgccgcctcatcGCCAACTGCCCCCTCCTCTGCTCCGAGGACGGGACGCCCTCCGCGCACCACAAACGACACAACCATGGCGGCACGACACCGCCCGAGTGCTTCCTGAAGGACCGCGCCTTCCTCCGCACCCAGGCCCTCTGCATGTCCCAGTACTGCCCGCGCGAcaacgtcgccgtctccgtcaTGGAGGAGTACTGGGAGGGCCACCTGGCGACCGGCAGCGTCGGCGACTGGTCTGGGGCCCTGAAGCCCGTCATGTCCTACTCCGAGGCCCTCATGTTCGCCAGagaggacgtcgaggccgtcggcgaaggcAATATGCCCACAGCGGTCTCCAAGAAGCCGTTGAACCAGACgagcctcgtcgccgaggaggactggctgcccagctacaaCGGGCAGAAGTCCTTTGAGGACGGCGAGAACGGCCACGGTGCCAACAG tctcgccatcgccatcacgACAGTCACCATCCCGATCCTCCTCTCCTTTATCCGCTTCCTCCCGGCCCGCTGGACGACCCCCCTTACCACCCGTCTCGACCAGCCCTTTTtcggccaccgccaccgaACCCctctcgccggcgccgtcggcctcaTGCCCACGCGCGGTCAGGCCCTCTTCATCGCATACATCCTCCTCACAAACATATTCCTCGTCGTTTTCCCGCACTCGCTGCTCCAGCCCAACTACATCGCCGACTCGGACCACGCCCAGCTgaccatcatcgtcggcgaccGGGCCGGCGTgctcgccttcgccgactTTGTGGCCatctttctcttttcctcgCGCAACAATGTGCTGCTCTGGCTCACTGACTGGAGCCACTCGACGTTCCTCCTGCTGCACCGATGGGTCGCCTACGCATGCATCGGCCAGACGGTCTTGCACTCGACCCTGATGTGGTATTACTACGCAGAGTGGTCCGACTGGGTCGCCGAAAGCAAGTTGCCGTACTGGTACTGGGGCATCATCGGCACACTCGCTTTGTGCCTCATCCTCCCGCTCTCCGTCTTGCCCATCCGTCGCCGGGTGTACGAGGCCTTCCTGGCGGGCCACCAGGTCCTCGCCGTGCTGGTCCTTGTCGCCTGCTTCATGCACATCTGGTACCTGTTCGAGTACAAGTGGGGATACGAAATCTGGATCTATATCGCCGGCGGTCTTTGGGGGCTCGACAGGATACTGCGAGTCTTGCGGGTCGTCCGCAACGGGATCTGTACCGCGACGGTCTCGGTTGCCGACTCGCAGGGTGACTATCTGCGTGTCGAGATCGAGGGCATCGCGGCCGAGGGACACGCCTATCTCTACTTCCCGACTCTGTCATGGCGCTTTTGGGAAAACCACCCGTTCTCCGTCCTGTCCTCCTTCTCAGGCTCCTCGACCCTCCTCGGCTCATCCAACGCTTCTTCCAGCCCGCGCCTGACCGGTGACCCCGAGAAAACCGTCCAATCGACAGGGGTCGGTGCGCGAGAGATTCTCCCCCGTGCAGACAGCGGCTCGGACTCCGATTCTCGCTCCTCGACAGGCCCCATCCGACCCTGCACGACATTTCTCGTCCGTCCGCAGACGAGTGTCACGCGTATTCTCGCCTCGAGAGTCCCCCCTGATACCTCCATCCGTGTCCCCGTCCTGGTCGAGTCGTCTTACCACGCCAACCCTGCCGTCCGTCAACTTGCCCACTGCTCGACGCTGCTCtgcatcgccggcggcgtcggcattTCGGCCGTCATCCCCATCGCCAACACCTTTGGCGGCGTCCGCACACGTCTATGTTGGGGCGTCCGTGACGAGAGCTTCCTCCGCGTCGTGGACGGGGAGATTGCGCAACTCGGGTCccgcgtcgaggtcgagacgaGGGTGGGCGACAGGCTGCCCATCACGGACATTGTGGCACAGGAGCTGACGAGGAACGATGAGAAGGGGGACATCGGCGTCGTGGTCTGCGGGCCAGCTGGTATGGCGGACGATGTCAGGAAAGCTctgggcgagctcgtcgctCAGGGCCGAGTCAAGAGAGGTGTCGTGTTCATCGATGAGGCGTTTAGTTGGTGA
- a CDS encoding Putative DnaJ domain, Chaperone J-domain superfamily: MTMEMPSTPDYYADLQLSQHATAQEIRQAYRFLALKHHPDKLAPGQTVDAEEFRKIQEAYETLRDEASREVYDTIYDLVREEWEKYREWQQRECPFEKKRRLRAEERRRAAEESRRQHGEWRENFKTTEEEFRAAAKESARQRAQQERAEDEEQAFETRKCRQNMEYDEWKDEVERVLERLQEEVAELKARSEGIR, translated from the exons ATGACTATGGAAATGCCTTCGACACCCGACTACTATGCGGACCTCCAGCTTAGCCAACACGCGACAGCGCAGGAGATTCGACAAGCATACAGGTTCTTGGCGCTGAAGCACCACCCAGACAAATTGGCTCCGGGTCAGACTGTCGACGCAGAAGAATTCCGGAAG ATCCAAGAGGCGTACGAAACTCTTCGAGACGAAGCCAGTCGAGAAGTGTACGACACTATCTacgacctcgtccgagaAGAATGGGAAAAGTACCGAGAATGGCAGCAAAGAGAGTGCCCCTTTGAAAAGAAGCGGCGCCTCAGGGCGGAGGAGAGGCGGCGGGCCGCCGAGGAGTCTCGCAGGCAGCACGGGGAGTGGAGGGAGAATTTCAAAacgaccgaggaggagtTTCGAGCGGCAGCAAAAGAGAGCGCCCGGCAAAGGGCGCAGCAGGAAAGggccgaagatgaggagCAGGCTTTTGAGACGAGGAAGTGTCGCCAAAACATGGAGTACGATGAATGGAAAGACGAAGTCGAGAGAGTTTTGGAAAGACTCCAAGAGGAGGTTGCGGAGTTGAAGGCCAGGAGCGAAGGTATTAGATAA
- a CDS encoding Putative GroES-like superfamily, alcohol dehydrogenase-like, NAD(P)-binding domain superfamily, translating to MAQDPPTEMRRWQVASPGAFIRDLALVTVPTPAASSLKANQVLVQVIAAGINPADYKFPDLGLVAKAIISFPRCPGMDFAGRAVAVGPAITDIAPGDLVVGRVDPMSAQGSLSEYAIADRDGVASIPAGAAPVDLEQAAALGTAALTAYQTIVPYVKAGDKVFINGGSGGTGTYGIQIAKAVGCHVTVSCSTAKADLCRSLGADDVIDYKTADVVADLRARGKVFAVVVDNVGNSPPNLYKASDDFLLPEGHFKFVGGAVSLAQAKSLVPGLLLPAFLGGAKHKFEVFVTKNSHEDLAQIAAWVAEGKVRTVVDSTFEFEDAVKAYEKLKQGSAAGKIIVRVAKKA from the coding sequence ATGGCCCAGGATCCCCCCACCGAGATGCGCCGCTGGCAGGTCGCCTCCCCCGGCGCCTTCATCCGggacctcgccctcgtcaccgtcccgacgcccgccgcctcctccctcaAGGCCAACCAGGTCCTCGTCCAAGTCATCGCCGCGGGCATCAACCCGGCCGACTACAAGTTCCctgacctcggcctcgtcgccaaggccatcatctCCTTCCCCAGGTGCCCCGGCATGGACTTCGCtggccgcgccgtcgccgtcggccccgccatcaccgacatCGCCCCGGgagacctcgtcgtcggccgcgtcGACCCGATGTCCGCCCAGGGCTCGCTGAGCGAGtacgccatcgccgaccgcgacggcgtcgcctccatccccgccggcgccgccccggtcgacctcgagcaggccgccgccctcggcaccgccgccctcaccGCCTACCAGACTATTGTCCCCtacgtcaaggccggcgacaagGTCTTCATCAACGGTGGCtccggcggcaccggcacctACGGCATCCAGATCGCAAAGGCCGTCGGCTGCCACGTCACCGTCTCGTGCTCCACGGCCAAGGCCGACCTGTGCCgctccctcggcgccgacgacgtcatCGACTACAAGacggccgacgtcgtcgccgacctgCGCGCCCGCGGCAAggtcttcgccgtcgtcgtcgacaacgtcgGCAACTCGCCGCCGAACCTGTATAAGGCCTCCGATGACTTCCTCCTGCCCGAGGGCCACTTCAagttcgtcggcggcgccgtctcgCTCGCGCAGGCCAAGAGCCTCGTGCCGGGCCTACTGCTGCCCGCgttcctcggcggcgcgaaGCACAAGTTCGAGGTGTTCGTCACCAAGAACTCGCACGAGGACCTGGCGCAGATCGCCGCCTGGGTGGCCGAGGGCAAGGTCCGgaccgtcgtcgactcgACCTTTGAgttcgaggacgccgtcaaggcctacgagaagctcaagcagGGGTCGGCCGCCGGCAAGATTATCGTGCGCGTCGCGAAGAAGGCCTGA